One stretch of Cygnus olor isolate bCygOlo1 chromosome 1, bCygOlo1.pri.v2, whole genome shotgun sequence DNA includes these proteins:
- the USP44 gene encoding ubiquitin carboxyl-terminal hydrolase 44 — MDKCKHIGRLRLAQDHSILNPQKWHCVDCNTTESVWACLSCSHVACGRYIEEHALKHFQENGHPVALEVNELYVFCYLCDDYVLNDNATGDLKLLRSTLSAIKSQNYECTTRSGRTLRSMAASDDSYLAHDGAQALLRNQDRMFTALWHRRRAFMGKVFRSWFQLTPSGKKILEEEKRWEEEEERRDKARRRRQERKRQLKEEMEKMPPRKSSRLQNQIRMSSETAPCMQKASQNVESVAELKETYTSDEVRLKKISDSPIKRRPTVTPGVTGLRNLGNTCYMNSILQVLSHLLIFRECFLKLDLNQTQELLATAASGKTRSSSKHPSITASTLQVNENQEKGKGSSSARRSSLSSGLSGGASKSRNMELIQPREPSSKHISLCHELHTLFQVMWSGKWALVSPFAMLHSVWRLIPAFRGYAQQDAQEFLCELLDKVQQELETTGTRYPALIPASQRKLIKQVLNVVNNIFHGQLLSQVTCLACDNKSNTIEPFWDLSLEFPERYHCNGKEMASQYPCLLTEMLAKFTETEALEGKIYACDQCNTKRRKFSSKPVILTEAQKQLMVCRLPQVLRLHLKRFRWSGRNHREKIGVHVNFDQMLNMEPYCCRESLKSLLPDCFIYDLSAVVMHHGKGFGSGHYTAYCYNSEGGFWVHCNDSKLNMCTMEEVCKAQAYILFYSQRLTQANGHGKVYPSTAESQQHTELADCSVDNSSS; from the exons ATGGATAAGTGTAAGCACATAGGACGTCTGCGACTGGCCCAGGATCACTCCATTCTGAATCCTCAGAAATGGCACTGCGTGGACTGCAATACCACCGAATCCGTGTGGGCATGCCTCAGCTGCTCGCACGTGGCCTGCGGAAGATACATCGAAGAACATGCACTAAAGCACTTTCAGGAGAACGGTCACCCAGTGGCATTGGAAGTAAATGAGCTGTATGTTTTCTGTTATCTCTGTGACGATTATGTTCTTAATGATAACGCAACGGGAGATTTAAAGCTGTTGCGAAGTACATTAAGTGCAATCAAGAGTCAGAACTATGAGTGCACTACTCGTAGCGGGAGGACTTTGCGTTCGATGGCGGCAAGTGATGACTCCTACCTTGCTCATGACGGTGCCCAAGCCTTGCTTCGGAATCAGGATCGCATGTTCACAGCGCTGTGGCACAGGAGGCGCGCGTTCATGGGCAAGGTATTCAGATCCTGGTTTCAGTTGACGCCTAgtggaaaaaagattttggaggaagaaaagcgttgggaagaggaggaggaaagaagggacAAAGCTAGAAGGAGAAGACAAGAACGAAAGCGCCAGTtgaaagaagagatggaaaagatgCCCCCAAGAAAGAGTTCTCGTTTACAAAACCAGATTAGAATGTCCTCAGAAACAGCACCCTGCATGCAAAAAGCATCACAGAACGTGGAATCTGTGGCAGAGTTGAAAGAAACGTATACCTCAGATGAAGtaagattgaaaaaaataagtgactCCCCAATTAAACGAAGGCCCACGGTGACTCCAGGAGTAACAGGACTGAGAAACCTGGGAAATACGTGCTATATGAACTCTATCCTGCAGGTATTAAGTCACTTACTTATTTTTCGAGAGTGCTTTTTAAAGCTTGATCTCAACCAAACTCAGGAACTGCTGGCAACAGCAGCCAGTGGTAAAACCAGATCTTCATCTAAACACCCTTCAATAACTGCCTCAACGTTACAAGTGAATGAGAaccaagagaaaggaaagggatcATCTTCTGCAAGGCGGTCTAGTTTATCCTCTGGATTAAGTGGAGGAGCATCAAAAAGTAGAAATATGGAACTTATTCAGCCCAGGGAGCCCAGTTCAAAGCATATTTCTCTTTGTCACGAGCTGCATACTCTGTTTCAAGTGATGTGGTCTGGCAAATGGGCGCTCGTGTCTCCGTTTGCTATGCTTCATTCTGTGTGGAGACTAATTCCAGCCTTCAGAGGATATGCCCAACAAGATGCTCAGGAATTCCTATGTGAACTGTTGGATAAAGTGCAGCAGGAACTGGAGACTACGGGGACCAGATACCCAGCTCTCATCCCTGCTTCTCAAAGAAAACTTATAAAACAGGTTTTGAATGTGGttaacaacatttttcatgGACAGCTATTAAGTCAG GTTACGTGtcttgcctgtgacaataaatCAAATACCATAGAACCTTTCTGGGACCTGTCACTGGAGTTTCCTGAGAGGTATCACTGCAACGGCAAGGAGATGGCGTCTCAGTACCCCTGTCTGCTGACAGAAATGCTGGCCAAGTTTACAGAAACTGAAGCTTTGGAAGGGAAGATATATGCATGTGATCAGTGCAACA CAAAACGCAGGAAGTTTTCTTCTAAACCAGTTATACTCACAGAAGCTCAGAAGCAGCTTATGGTGTGTCGACTACCTCAGGTTCTCCGATTACACCTGAAACGGTTTAG GTGGTCAGGACGCAATCATCGTGAAAAGATTGGTGTGCATGTTAATTTTGATCAAATGCTGAACATGGAGCCTTACTGCTGCAGAGAATCCCTCAAGTCTCTCCTACCTGACTGCTTTATCTACGATTTATCTGCTGTAGTAATGCATCACGGGAAAGGATTTGGCTCAGGGCACTACACTGCCTACTGCTACAATTCAGAAGGAG GATTTTGGGTACACTGCAATGATTCGAAACTCAACATGTGCACTATGGAAGAAGTATGCAAGGCTCAAGcctacattttgttttacagcCAACGACTTACTCAGGCAAACGGACATGGTAAAGTATATCCTAGCACAGCTGAAAGTCAGCAGCACACAGAATTAGCTGACTGCTCTGTGGACAACAGTAGCAGCTAA